One region of Brachyhypopomus gauderio isolate BG-103 chromosome 9, BGAUD_0.2, whole genome shotgun sequence genomic DNA includes:
- the LOC143523628 gene encoding trace amine-associated receptor 1-like has protein sequence MSTGNISLCYDLHPNSCQKLIYPLAVKVVIYCVNGTVIILTTFGSLLVIIAIIHFKQLHTPTNYLTLSLAVADLLLGGIVMPPNMIRTMETCWYFGTVFCKIHSSLDAVLCTASVLTLTFISIERYYAVCHPLLYHSKMTTLTSLFMIVICWSYSAAVGIAFIELNILGTEQYGDVKCEGECAAILGPISSLIISLFTCYIPSIVMVSIYLKIYLVAHRQLHSVQHSLSQQNSSRGVHSTSKAERKATKTLTIIMGVYISFWTPFFIYSLMVTCFGNIGPQQLFDVFTWIAYSNTACNPIVYAFFYSWFRKALKVIILCKIFKKKSSRINLCS, from the coding sequence ATGAGCACAGGAAACATTTCTCTTTGTTATGACCTTCATCCTAATTCATGTCAGAAGCTTATTTATCCTCTGGCTGTAAAAGTTGTGATATATTGTGTCAATGGAACTGTTATTATTCTTACAACATTTGGAAGCCTTCTGGTCATCATTGCCATTATTCATTTCAAGCAGCTCCACACCCCAACTAACTACttaactctctctctggctgtagCTGATCTGCTCCTAGGAGGGATTGTGATGCCTCCCAATATGATACGCACTATGGAGACCTGCTGGTATTTTGGAACTGTGTTCTGTAAAATACACAGCAGTCTTGATGCTGTATTGTGCACTGCCTCTGttttaactttaacttttaTTTCTATTGAGCGATATTATGCAGTATGTCACCCCCTGCTGTACCATAGTAAAATGACTACTCTTACTTCTCTATTTATGATTGTTATTTGCTGGAGTTATTCTGCAGCTGTGGGAATTGCATTCATAGAGTTAAACATTTTGGGCACTGAACAGTACGGTGATGTTAaatgtgagggtgagtgtgcagCAATTTTGGGACCCATTTCTTCTTTAATAATTTCTCTCTTCACTTGCTACATTCCTTCCATTGTCATGGtgagcatatatttgaaaatttATCTTGTTGCACACAGACAGCTACATTCAGTCCAACATAGTCTCTCTCAGCAAAACTCATCCAGAGGGGTGCACTCTACTAGTAAGGCAGAGAGAAAAGCCACTAAAACACTGACCATAATTATGGGAGTGTATATATCATTTTGGACACCATTTTTTATCTACAGTCTAATGGTGACCTGTTTTGGTAACATTGGTCCACAACAACTGTTTGACGTGTTTACTTGGATTGCTTATTCAAATACAGCATGTAATCCTATCGTGTATGCTTTCTTCTACAGCTGGTTTAGAAAGGCCCTCAAAGtaattatattatgcaaaatatTTAAGAAAAAATCATCTAGAATAAATCTGTGTTCATAG